The sequence CTGGCACCGCCACAGACTGTGCCCGGTCAACGCACAACCGGGCTGGCCAACGTGGCGCTGCTGCGCCGACCCGCCGACCTCGACGAGCAGACGTGGTTCTCGCGCTGGCATATCGACCACACACCGGTCGCGATCGAAACGCAGTCGACGTTCGGCTACGTACAGAACGCCGTTGTGCGCGCCCTGACCTCGGACGCACCAGTCCTTTCGGCGATCGTGGAGGAGCTTTTCCCGATCGAAGCGGTCAGCGATCTGCACGCGTTCTTCGGGGCGGCAGATGATGATGATCTGCGCGACCGGATGCAGCGGATGATCGCGAGCACCTCGGCCTTCGGGGCGAACGAGAACGTCGACACCGTGCCAACCAGCCGGTTCGTCTACCGCAGTCCGTTCGACGGCCAGAAAGGAAAGGTGAGCAGATGACGACCCTCGCCGAAGCGGTGGCCCTGGCACGGGGTGAGAGCGGGCTGACGGTGGTGTCCACGCTGCGCGCCGACAACACCATCCAGGCGTCGCTGGTGAACGCCGGGGTCTTGCCTCATCCTGAAAGCGGCAGGCCGGTCCTCGCTTTCGTCACCTACGGCCGGGTCAAGCTGGCGAACCTCCGGGCCCGTCCGCAGCTTGCGGCGACGTTCCGCAACGGATGGCAGTGGGCGACCGTCGAGGGCACAGCCGAGATCGTTGGGCCCGACGATCCCCGGCCCTGGCTCTCCGACACCGAGGGGCTGCGGTTGCTGCTGCGAGAGGTGTTCACCGCGGCAGGCGGCACCCACGACGATTGGGCGGCCTACGACCGCACGATGGCCGAACAGCGCCGCGCGGCGGTGCTCGTCGAACCCACTCGCGTGTACAGCAACGGCTGAGCCTTAGTCTTGCGCGGTGACCCTCACGATCACCGACGCCAACCGGGTACGGACAGTCACCCTCGACCGCCCCGAGGCGCTCAACGCCTTCAACGAAGCGCTCTACGAGGCCACCGCACTCGCGATCCGGGAGGCCGCCGAGGACGCCGAGGTCGCGGTTCTGCTGCTGACGGGCAGCGGCAGGGCGTTCAGTGCGGGCAACGACCTCAAGGAGATGCAGTCGCGCATCAGCGACCCATCGCTCGCCGACAAGGGCAGCCATTTCACGTCGATGATCGACGCGTTGACCGACTTCCCCAAGCCGTTGATCTGCGCGGTCAACGGGCTCGGAGTGGGGATCGGCACAACCATTCTCGGGTACGCCGACCTGGTCTTCATGTCATCGGAAGCACGATTGAAGTGTCCATTCACCAGCCTTGGCGTCGCACCGGAGGCCGCGTCGTCGTACCTGTTGCCTCAGTTGATCGGCAGACAGAATGCGGCGTGGCTGCTGATGTCTTCGGAGTGGGTGTCCGCCCAAGAGGCGCTGCAGATGGGTTTGGTCTGGAAGGTCTGTGCGCCCGACGACCTACTGGCCGATGCTCATCGACACGCCGAAATCCTTGCCGCACGGCCTATTTCGAGCCTGATCGCGGTCAAGCAGACGATCGCGGAGCCGTCGCGACCGGGGATCAGGGCGGCCACCGAACGCGAGAACGCTCATTTCGCGGAGCTGATGGGCGCCGCCGCCAACGCTGACGCCCTTGCCGCATTCACCGACAAGCGGGGGAGAACGGACTAGCGGCTCGCCGCTCCAGCCGGACTAGCGGCTCGCCGCTGAAGAGGCGCCGTTGTTCGCGAAGTGCGACTCGATGATCGCCCGCACCGTCCGCCTGCACCGTCCGCAGTCGGACCCTGCCCCACAAGCCGCCGCCACTTCCTTCGATGTCGAGGCGCCCTTGGCGACGCA is a genomic window of Mycobacterium sp. ITM-2016-00318 containing:
- a CDS encoding enoyl-CoA hydratase/isomerase family protein, with product MTLTITDANRVRTVTLDRPEALNAFNEALYEATALAIREAAEDAEVAVLLLTGSGRAFSAGNDLKEMQSRISDPSLADKGSHFTSMIDALTDFPKPLICAVNGLGVGIGTTILGYADLVFMSSEARLKCPFTSLGVAPEAASSYLLPQLIGRQNAAWLLMSSEWVSAQEALQMGLVWKVCAPDDLLADAHRHAEILAARPISSLIAVKQTIAEPSRPGIRAATERENAHFAELMGAAANADALAAFTDKRGRTD
- a CDS encoding TIGR03618 family F420-dependent PPOX class oxidoreductase, giving the protein MTTLAEAVALARGESGLTVVSTLRADNTIQASLVNAGVLPHPESGRPVLAFVTYGRVKLANLRARPQLAATFRNGWQWATVEGTAEIVGPDDPRPWLSDTEGLRLLLREVFTAAGGTHDDWAAYDRTMAEQRRAAVLVEPTRVYSNG
- a CDS encoding bacterioferritin-associated ferredoxin; amino-acid sequence: MFVCLCTGATSHVVSECVAKGASTSKEVAAACGAGSDCGRCRRTVRAIIESHFANNGASSAASR